A part of Winslowiella toletana genomic DNA contains:
- the fliL gene encoding flagellar basal body-associated protein FliL, with protein MSDNAKAKSRKRSIMIPLLLVVTLAACSAGGYAVWRMMHKPADTADAAAEKQEPPAAPIFLALDTFTVNLVNADNDPDRVLYVGFTLRVPDDETRRRMNDYLPEVRSRLLLLLSRQNAAALANEQGKQDLMTQIKQVLAPPLVKGQPPQVVNDVLFTAFILR; from the coding sequence ATGTCTGATAACGCGAAAGCCAAAAGCCGCAAACGTTCAATTATGATCCCGCTGTTACTGGTCGTAACACTGGCCGCTTGTAGCGCGGGCGGCTACGCAGTCTGGCGCATGATGCACAAACCTGCTGACACAGCTGATGCTGCTGCTGAAAAGCAGGAACCGCCGGCAGCGCCTATATTTTTAGCACTTGATACTTTTACGGTTAACCTGGTCAATGCTGACAACGATCCCGATCGTGTGCTGTACGTAGGCTTTACCCTGCGTGTGCCCGATGATGAGACTCGTCGTCGCATGAACGACTATCTGCCTGAGGTCCGCAGTCGTTTGCTGTTACTGCTGTCTCGTCAGAACGCTGCGGCGCTGGCGAATGAACAGGGTAAACAGGATCTGATGACGCAGATCAAACAGGTGCTGGCGCCTCCGCTGGTGAAGGGTCAACCTCCGCAGGTGGTAAACGACGTACTGTTTACTGCCTTCATTTTGAGGTGA
- the fliR gene encoding flagellar biosynthetic protein FliR encodes MLTFDSSQLLSWIGQFFWPMVRVLALIATAPILSERSVSRKVKLGLAAMITWVLVPSLPPTDVTLFSVGGFWLLIQQMLIGIALGLTMQFAFAAVRTAGEVIGLQMGISFATFFDPGSRLNMPVLARFLDMLAMLLFLTFNGHLWLISLLADSFHTLPIGGDPLNANAFLALTKAGGLIFLNGMMLALPLITLLLTLNMALGLLNRVSPQLSVFAIGFPITLSIGILTLGVMMPLLAPFCEHLFSEVFDLLSDILSEMPGK; translated from the coding sequence ATGCTGACCTTCGACAGCAGTCAACTGCTTAGCTGGATCGGCCAGTTCTTCTGGCCAATGGTACGTGTACTGGCGCTGATTGCCACCGCGCCAATCCTCAGTGAGCGTTCAGTCAGCCGCAAAGTGAAACTCGGCCTGGCGGCAATGATCACCTGGGTGCTGGTGCCGTCACTGCCGCCAACTGACGTTACGCTGTTTTCAGTCGGTGGCTTCTGGCTGTTAATCCAGCAGATGCTGATTGGCATTGCGCTGGGTTTAACCATGCAGTTTGCTTTTGCAGCGGTGCGAACCGCCGGGGAAGTGATTGGTTTACAGATGGGGATTTCATTTGCTACCTTCTTCGACCCGGGTAGCCGCCTGAATATGCCAGTGCTGGCGCGTTTTCTCGATATGCTGGCGATGTTGCTGTTTCTCACCTTCAACGGCCACTTATGGTTGATCTCGTTACTGGCGGACAGTTTTCATACCCTGCCAATTGGTGGCGATCCGCTTAACGCGAATGCTTTCCTGGCCCTGACGAAAGCCGGTGGATTAATTTTCCTTAATGGCATGATGTTAGCGTTACCACTTATCACTTTGCTGCTCACCTTAAATATGGCACTGGGTTTGTTAAACCGTGTTTCACCACAGCTGTCGGTTTTTGCGATTGGCTTCCCCATTACCTTATCGATCGGAATTCTGACCCTCGGGGTCATGATGCCGCTGCTGGCCCCCTTCTGCGAACATTTGTTCAGCGAAGTGTTTGATTTGCTATCCGACATCCTCTCAGAGATGCCTGGAAAGTAA
- the fliN gene encoding flagellar motor switch protein FliN gives MTDNKPSDDNGSADDLWAEAMNEQASSSSAPSPETVFKSLESNDVVGSMQDIDLIMDIPVKLTVELGRTKMTIKELLRLSQGSVVALDGLAGEPLDILINGYLIAQGEVVVVADKYGVRITDIITPSERMRRLSR, from the coding sequence ATGACTGACAATAAACCGTCCGACGATAACGGGTCCGCGGACGATCTGTGGGCTGAAGCGATGAACGAGCAGGCGTCGTCATCCAGCGCGCCATCACCGGAAACGGTGTTTAAGTCGCTGGAAAGCAACGACGTGGTCGGTTCAATGCAGGATATCGACCTGATTATGGATATTCCGGTCAAGCTCACCGTTGAGCTGGGCCGCACCAAGATGACCATCAAAGAGCTGCTGCGCCTGTCACAGGGTTCGGTGGTGGCGCTGGATGGTCTGGCCGGTGAACCGCTGGATATCCTGATCAACGGTTACCTGATTGCCCAGGGTGAAGTGGTGGTTGTGGCGGATAAATACGGTGTGCGTATTACCGATATCATTACCCCGTCTGAACGTATGCGTCGACTGAGCCGTTAA
- the dsrB gene encoding protein DsrB: MKVNDRVTVKTDGGPRRAGNVLAVEEFSEGTMYLVALDDYPLGIWFFNEQGHEDGIFVEPCGD, from the coding sequence ATGAAGGTTAATGATCGGGTAACGGTTAAGACAGATGGCGGGCCACGCCGCGCGGGCAACGTGCTGGCAGTGGAAGAGTTTAGCGAAGGCACCATGTATCTGGTGGCGCTGGATGATTATCCGCTGGGCATCTGGTTCTTTAATGAACAGGGCCATGAGGATGGAATCTTTGTCGAGCCGTGCGGCGATTAG
- the rcsA gene encoding transcriptional regulator RcsA translates to MPTIIMDSCSYTRLGLMDYMALKGVKKKNISSASDIDQLHNKCQQVKPGIVFINEECFIHEADASQRIRSIIMQHPDTLFFIFMAISNIHFEEYLYVRKNLIITSKSIKPSTLDNLLSTYLQKKFSTTTRISSGLDVHPLTLSQTESNMLKMWMSGHDTIQISDKMQIKAKTVSSHKGNIKRKIKTHNKQVIYHVVRLTDNVTSGIYVNVR, encoded by the coding sequence ATGCCAACGATTATTATGGATTCATGCAGCTATACACGACTTGGTTTAATGGACTACATGGCGTTAAAAGGAGTTAAGAAAAAAAATATCTCCTCTGCCAGTGATATCGACCAGCTTCATAATAAATGCCAACAGGTTAAACCTGGCATTGTATTTATTAATGAAGAATGTTTTATTCACGAAGCAGATGCCAGCCAGCGGATCCGTAGTATTATTATGCAGCATCCGGATACGTTATTTTTCATCTTTATGGCCATTTCTAATATCCATTTTGAGGAATATCTCTACGTTCGCAAGAACCTGATTATTACATCAAAATCGATAAAGCCATCAACTTTAGATAATCTGCTGAGCACCTATTTACAAAAAAAATTCAGCACCACAACGCGTATTTCATCTGGTCTCGATGTGCATCCACTGACATTAAGCCAGACTGAATCAAATATGCTGAAAATGTGGATGTCAGGTCATGACACTATTCAGATCTCTGACAAGATGCAAATTAAAGCCAAGACAGTTTCATCGCATAAAGGCAATATCAAACGCAAAATAAAAACACACAACAAACAAGTTATTTATCATGTGGTTCGTTTGACTGATAATGTCACCTCGGGCATTTATGTTAACGTGAGATAA
- the fliM gene encoding flagellar motor switch protein FliM yields the protein MGDSILSQAEIDALLNGDSDSAEDVNIKGKGESDIRPYDPNTQRRVVRERLQALEIINERFARAFRMGLFNLLRRSPDISVGGIKIQPYHEFARNLPVPTNLNLIHLKPLRGTALFVFSPGLVFIAVDNLFGGDGRFPTKVEGREFTHTEQRVIRRMLKLALESYSDAWKAIYPLDVEYVRSEMQVKFTNITTSPNDIVVTTPFQVEIGNLIGEFNICIPFSMIEPLRELLVNPPLENSRQEDQSWRQTLVKQVQHSELELVANFADVSLQISRILKLQPGDVLPIEKPDRIIAHVDGVPVLTSQYGTLNGQYALRVEHLINPILNSLNEEQPHD from the coding sequence ATGGGCGATAGTATTCTTTCCCAGGCTGAAATCGATGCGCTACTTAACGGCGACAGCGACAGCGCGGAAGACGTAAATATTAAAGGTAAGGGCGAAAGCGATATTCGTCCTTACGATCCAAACACCCAGCGTCGCGTGGTGCGCGAGCGTTTACAGGCACTGGAAATTATTAATGAGCGCTTTGCGCGTGCATTTCGTATGGGGTTATTCAACCTGTTACGTCGTAGCCCGGACATCAGCGTTGGCGGCATTAAGATTCAGCCTTACCATGAATTTGCCCGCAACCTGCCGGTACCGACTAACCTTAACCTGATACATCTGAAGCCTTTACGCGGTACGGCGCTGTTTGTGTTCTCTCCGGGTCTGGTGTTTATCGCGGTGGATAACCTGTTTGGTGGCGATGGTCGTTTCCCGACAAAAGTTGAAGGTCGCGAATTTACCCATACCGAGCAGCGCGTTATTCGCCGCATGCTGAAACTGGCGCTGGAGAGCTACAGTGACGCATGGAAAGCGATTTACCCGCTCGACGTAGAGTATGTGCGTTCGGAAATGCAGGTTAAGTTCACCAATATCACCACGTCACCGAACGATATCGTGGTTACCACCCCCTTCCAGGTGGAAATTGGCAACCTGATCGGCGAATTCAATATCTGTATTCCGTTCAGCATGATTGAACCGCTGCGCGAACTGCTGGTTAACCCGCCGCTGGAGAACTCGCGGCAGGAAGATCAGAGCTGGCGTCAGACGCTGGTGAAGCAGGTGCAGCACTCAGAGCTGGAGCTGGTAGCGAATTTTGCCGACGTCTCACTGCAGATTTCGCGCATTCTGAAGCTGCAACCCGGTGATGTACTGCCGATTGAAAAGCCCGACCGTATTATCGCGCACGTCGATGGCGTGCCTGTATTAACCAGTCAATATGGCACGCTGAATGGCCAATATGCGCTGCGTGTAGAACATTTGATTAACCCGATTTTGAATTCGCTGAACGAGGAACAGCCCCATGACTGA
- the fliJ gene encoding flagellar export protein FliJ yields MAKQNTPIETLRDLAQKDVEKAAVQLGDVRRAHKQADEQLSMLLNYQDEYRNKLNNDMSGGIASTRWHNYHQFILTLEKAIEQHRNQLAQWNVKLEQALQLWRNKQQRLHAYETLQARAEANELLQENRLDQKRMDEFAQRASLRKGE; encoded by the coding sequence ATGGCGAAACAGAATACACCGATAGAGACGTTGCGCGACCTGGCGCAAAAAGACGTCGAGAAAGCCGCTGTGCAGCTGGGCGATGTACGCCGCGCGCACAAGCAGGCCGACGAACAGCTCTCGATGCTGCTCAACTATCAGGATGAATATCGCAATAAGCTCAATAACGATATGTCGGGCGGTATCGCCAGCACCCGCTGGCATAACTATCACCAGTTTATTCTGACGCTGGAAAAGGCCATTGAGCAGCACCGTAATCAACTGGCGCAGTGGAACGTCAAACTGGAACAGGCTTTACAGCTGTGGCGCAATAAACAGCAGCGGCTTCATGCCTACGAAACACTGCAGGCCCGCGCCGAGGCTAACGAATTGCTACAAGAAAACCGTCTCGATCAGAAACGGATGGATGAATTTGCCCAACGGGCATCATTGAGGAAAGGCGAATGA
- a CDS encoding YqaE/Pmp3 family membrane protein, which produces MDFLRIVIAILLPPLGVFMQVGFGGAFWLNILLTLCGYIPGIVHAVWVIARR; this is translated from the coding sequence ATGGATTTTCTGCGTATTGTTATCGCTATTTTGTTACCACCACTGGGTGTCTTTATGCAGGTCGGTTTTGGCGGCGCGTTCTGGCTGAATATTTTGCTTACGCTCTGCGGCTATATTCCGGGTATCGTGCATGCCGTATGGGTGATCGCTCGTCGTTAA
- the fliO gene encoding flagellar biosynthetic protein FliO, with protein MKSSTQQIQQTPSAPPAASAGSMLTQVSSVLAFIVLLILFCAWLARRFGFAPKKVGSQSLNISASVSVGQRERVVIVDVDDARLVLGVTAQTITHLHTLPPKAADENPLPAAKADFRQMLQTLTKRPGKPQ; from the coding sequence ATGAAAAGCAGCACCCAGCAGATCCAACAAACGCCTTCAGCCCCACCCGCAGCCTCTGCGGGTTCAATGCTGACCCAGGTCAGTTCAGTACTGGCATTTATCGTGTTACTGATTCTGTTCTGCGCCTGGCTGGCGCGCCGTTTTGGTTTTGCGCCAAAAAAGGTCGGGTCGCAGTCGCTGAATATCAGCGCCAGTGTCAGTGTCGGCCAGCGTGAACGCGTGGTGATTGTCGATGTTGACGATGCGCGTCTGGTGCTGGGTGTTACTGCACAAACTATTACGCATCTGCATACGCTGCCGCCAAAGGCTGCGGATGAAAATCCGCTGCCAGCGGCAAAAGCCGATTTCCGCCAGATGTTGCAGACGTTGACCAAACGCCCGGGAAAACCGCAATGA
- a CDS encoding flagellar hook-length control protein FliK has translation MITLPTLPTSVTSDTSVDTSASGESLLAAGDTPKAFLTLLGNRLLTLAQQSGSAATDSAQLGKGETKGQQQPVAELSALMAALDKPETLNALLQTENVKGDSKSADDKDKLAATDLSDSDVQTLQALFAMLPQAQMQQLATAPAAAQSALAGSGTVTGTGGSTDKNAMLAAALSSLSAKTAAGEDASNSATATLTTSSSASDGKNATTALHSMFSASSSNQAATDLSASSPFQQALSNFTKEEPLDQSTQQASSVNLSAVVSSASVVTTPTASATSLTPVTPQLNSQLGSPEWQQALSQQVLMFSRNGQQNAELRLHPQDLGSIQISLKLDNDQAQLSMVSGHSQVRAALEAALPQLRTALAESGINLGQTNVSSDAFPQSQTFSGQQESRRDSGNGSFAQAMDSDSEITPIAVPAALQARAAGNNAVDIFA, from the coding sequence ATGATTACGCTGCCAACACTTCCCACTTCAGTCACCTCGGACACCAGCGTGGATACCTCAGCCAGCGGCGAAAGTCTGCTGGCCGCGGGTGATACGCCAAAAGCGTTTTTAACCCTGCTGGGCAACCGTCTTCTGACCCTGGCGCAGCAGTCAGGCAGCGCCGCGACCGACAGCGCGCAGCTGGGCAAAGGCGAAACCAAAGGCCAGCAGCAGCCGGTAGCCGAGCTAAGCGCCCTGATGGCGGCGCTGGATAAACCGGAAACCTTAAATGCCTTGTTGCAGACTGAAAATGTTAAAGGCGACAGCAAATCCGCCGATGATAAAGATAAGTTAGCCGCAACTGATCTAAGCGACAGTGATGTGCAGACGTTACAGGCGCTGTTTGCCATGCTGCCACAGGCGCAGATGCAGCAACTGGCTACCGCCCCTGCCGCCGCACAGAGTGCGCTGGCCGGTAGCGGAACGGTAACGGGCACTGGCGGCAGCACCGATAAAAACGCGATGCTGGCGGCGGCGCTGAGCAGCCTGAGCGCGAAAACAGCCGCTGGCGAGGATGCCAGCAATAGCGCGACGGCCACGCTGACCACCAGCAGCAGCGCCAGTGACGGTAAAAACGCCACCACTGCGTTGCACAGCATGTTCAGTGCAAGCAGCAGCAATCAGGCGGCAACCGATTTATCGGCCAGCAGCCCTTTCCAGCAGGCATTAAGCAACTTCACTAAAGAAGAGCCGCTGGATCAGAGTACGCAGCAGGCCAGCAGCGTTAACCTGAGCGCCGTGGTCTCCAGCGCCAGCGTCGTCACCACGCCGACCGCCTCAGCCACCAGTCTGACGCCGGTCACGCCGCAGCTGAATTCACAGCTCGGCAGCCCGGAGTGGCAGCAGGCATTAAGCCAGCAGGTGCTGATGTTTAGCCGTAATGGTCAGCAGAACGCCGAGTTACGCCTGCATCCGCAGGATCTGGGCAGTATTCAAATCAGTCTGAAACTGGATAACGACCAGGCGCAGCTGAGTATGGTTTCCGGACACAGTCAGGTGCGCGCCGCGCTTGAAGCCGCCCTGCCGCAACTGCGCACTGCGCTGGCGGAGAGCGGCATCAACCTCGGACAGACCAATGTCAGCAGCGATGCCTTCCCACAGAGCCAGACGTTCAGTGGCCAGCAGGAATCGCGGCGCGACAGCGGTAACGGCAGTTTTGCCCAGGCCATGGACAGCGATAGCGAAATAACGCCAATCGCCGTTCCCGCCGCCTTACAGGCGCGCGCGGCAGGCAATAATGCTGTCGATATTTTCGCCTGA
- the fliQ gene encoding flagellar biosynthesis protein FliQ → MTPESVMVLGQEAMKVALALAAPLLLAALISGLLISLLQAATQVNEQTLSFIPKILAVASTAVIAGPWMLSLVLDYMRTLFSNLPYIIG, encoded by the coding sequence ATGACACCTGAATCGGTAATGGTCCTCGGCCAGGAAGCGATGAAAGTCGCGCTGGCGCTGGCTGCCCCGCTGCTGCTGGCGGCGTTAATTAGCGGATTGCTGATTAGCCTGTTGCAGGCGGCGACCCAGGTTAACGAACAGACCCTCTCTTTTATTCCAAAAATCCTCGCCGTGGCGTCTACCGCGGTGATCGCCGGTCCGTGGATGCTCAGCCTGGTGCTCGACTATATGCGCACCCTGTTTAGCAACCTGCCTTACATTATCGGCTAA
- the fliP gene encoding flagellar type III secretion system pore protein FliP (The bacterial flagellar biogenesis protein FliP forms a type III secretion system (T3SS)-type pore required for flagellar assembly.), translated as MRRLLTLLPLLLLVLVPEVHAQLPGLVSKPLANGGQSWSLPVQTLVFITSLTFLPAILLMMTSFTRIIIVFGLLRNALGTPSAPPNQVMLGLALFLTFFIMAPVFDKIYQDAYLPFSEDKISMEVAIDKGAQPLREFMLRQTREADLALFARLANTPPLAGPEAVPMRILLPAYVTSELKTAFQIGFTVFIPFLIIDLVVASVLMALGMMMVPPASIALPFKLMLFVLVDGWQLLVSSLAQSFYS; from the coding sequence ATTCGTCGCCTGTTAACCCTGTTGCCACTGTTATTGCTGGTGCTGGTGCCTGAGGTTCATGCCCAATTACCGGGTCTGGTCAGTAAACCCCTGGCCAACGGTGGCCAGAGCTGGTCACTGCCGGTGCAGACGCTGGTGTTTATCACCTCGCTGACTTTTTTACCGGCCATACTGCTGATGATGACCAGCTTTACCCGCATCATTATCGTGTTTGGCCTGTTGCGTAACGCCCTCGGCACCCCGTCAGCGCCGCCTAACCAGGTGATGCTTGGTCTGGCGCTGTTTCTGACCTTTTTTATTATGGCGCCGGTGTTCGACAAGATTTATCAGGATGCTTATCTGCCGTTTAGCGAGGATAAGATCAGCATGGAAGTGGCGATTGATAAAGGCGCGCAGCCACTACGTGAGTTTATGCTGCGTCAGACGCGCGAAGCTGACCTGGCGCTGTTTGCCCGTCTGGCGAATACGCCGCCGCTTGCCGGTCCGGAAGCGGTGCCAATGCGGATCTTGCTGCCCGCGTACGTCACCAGCGAGCTGAAAACCGCGTTTCAGATTGGCTTTACCGTATTTATTCCGTTTTTGATTATCGATTTAGTGGTCGCCAGCGTACTGATGGCGCTGGGAATGATGATGGTGCCACCGGCAAGCATCGCCCTGCCCTTTAAACTGATGCTGTTTGTGCTGGTCGATGGCTGGCAACTGCTGGTCAGCTCACTGGCGCAGAGTTTCTACTCTTAG
- a CDS encoding methyl-accepting chemotaxis protein — MKANQEPEQGGIRFWQNLRLVPLFAVIFSGILLLFALCIGLSSYFLVKSNQSLNDATQEIQIRMGLSNSSNHLRTARLLVIHAGAAARIGEMDEFKANLAATEKRIKQAQDNFLIYMNRGNKTAEGISLDGPLKEKFDNYVSKGLQPMLSSASQGSFEGVIAQETDVTRKLDNEYNEVLLKAIKIRTDRAEQINSVAQQQSRLGFIMMGGAFALALIITLVTFIFLRRVIINPLHNAVGRIELIANGDLTAPMQSWGRSEIGALSHNLQIMQQALMKTVGTVREGAVAIYQGSSEISAGNTDLSSRTEQQAAALEQTAASMEQLTATVKQNAENAHHASQLAADASGKARQGGDIVTGVVSTMNNISNSSKKIAEITTVINSIAFQTNILALNAAVEAARAGEQGRGFAVVASEVRSLAQRSAQAAKEIEGLISESVDLIGKGSSQVGHAGDTMGEIVDAVRRVTDIMAEIAAASDEQSRGIEQVSQAVTEMDNVTQQNASLVEEASAAASSLEEQAGRLTQAVAAFRLSDQQHLSGKKMPSATPVKAPRAIAGRPALSGGDNWETF, encoded by the coding sequence ATGAAAGCTAATCAAGAGCCCGAACAGGGTGGGATACGTTTCTGGCAGAATCTGCGACTGGTTCCTTTGTTCGCAGTGATCTTCAGTGGGATTCTGCTGTTATTTGCGTTGTGCATTGGTCTTTCCAGCTATTTTCTGGTTAAAAGTAATCAGTCATTAAATGACGCTACCCAGGAAATCCAAATCCGCATGGGGCTGTCTAATAGCTCCAACCATTTGCGTACCGCCCGTCTGCTGGTCATTCATGCTGGCGCGGCAGCACGTATTGGTGAAATGGATGAGTTTAAAGCTAACCTCGCGGCCACCGAAAAACGAATTAAACAGGCGCAGGATAACTTTCTTATTTATATGAACCGTGGCAATAAAACGGCTGAAGGAATAAGCCTTGATGGCCCGCTAAAAGAAAAATTTGATAACTACGTCAGTAAAGGGTTGCAGCCGATGTTAAGTTCGGCCAGCCAGGGCAGTTTTGAAGGCGTGATTGCTCAGGAGACCGATGTCACGCGTAAGCTCGATAATGAATATAATGAAGTGCTGCTAAAGGCAATTAAGATTCGCACCGACCGTGCGGAACAGATTAATAGTGTGGCGCAGCAGCAGTCACGCCTCGGCTTTATTATGATGGGCGGCGCATTCGCTTTAGCATTGATTATTACCTTAGTGACCTTTATCTTCCTGCGGCGGGTGATTATCAACCCACTGCATAACGCCGTGGGTCGGATCGAATTGATCGCCAACGGCGATTTAACCGCTCCGATGCAGTCGTGGGGACGCAGTGAAATCGGCGCTCTCAGCCATAACCTGCAAATTATGCAGCAGGCGCTGATGAAAACCGTCGGTACGGTGCGCGAAGGCGCGGTGGCGATCTATCAGGGTTCGAGTGAGATCTCTGCGGGCAATACCGACCTCTCCTCGCGCACCGAGCAACAGGCGGCAGCGCTGGAGCAGACCGCCGCCAGTATGGAGCAGCTAACCGCAACGGTGAAGCAGAACGCCGAAAACGCCCATCACGCCAGCCAGCTGGCGGCAGACGCTTCCGGTAAGGCCCGTCAGGGCGGCGATATCGTGACCGGTGTGGTCAGCACCATGAATAATATTTCCAACAGCTCAAAGAAAATCGCCGAAATCACCACCGTTATCAACAGTATCGCCTTTCAGACCAATATCCTCGCGCTTAACGCCGCGGTAGAGGCGGCACGCGCCGGTGAGCAGGGACGCGGCTTTGCCGTGGTGGCCAGCGAAGTGCGCAGCCTGGCGCAGCGCAGCGCGCAGGCGGCGAAAGAGATTGAAGGTTTGATCTCAGAGTCGGTGGACCTGATTGGCAAGGGGTCATCACAGGTGGGACACGCGGGCGATACCATGGGCGAAATTGTCGATGCCGTACGTCGCGTCACCGATATTATGGCGGAAATTGCCGCCGCCTCAGATGAACAGAGCCGGGGTATTGAGCAGGTCAGCCAGGCGGTTACCGAAATGGATAACGTCACGCAGCAGAACGCCTCACTGGTTGAAGAAGCCTCAGCTGCGGCCTCTTCACTGGAAGAGCAGGCTGGCCGCCTGACGCAGGCGGTCGCCGCCTTCCGTCTCAGCGATCAACAGCATCTTAGCGGCAAAAAAATGCCCTCAGCGACGCCAGTCAAAGCGCCGCGGGCGATCGCCGGACGCCCCGCCCTGAGTGGTGGTGATAACTGGGAAACCTTCTAG
- the yodD gene encoding YodD family peroxide/acid resistance protein — protein MTTAKEYSDNIQREVGIDVEALLEAIQRRASGEVQDFIESDDAHHFKVDGRAYHSCSELAEAFELDIRDFSISEVNR, from the coding sequence ATGACGACGGCGAAAGAGTACAGCGATAACATTCAGCGCGAAGTTGGCATTGATGTTGAGGCGTTACTGGAGGCGATTCAGCGTCGTGCATCCGGTGAGGTGCAGGATTTTATCGAAAGCGATGATGCCCATCACTTCAAAGTGGACGGCAGAGCGTATCACTCCTGTAGCGAGCTGGCGGAAGCCTTTGAGCTGGATATCCGCGACTTTTCAATCAGTGAAGTGAACCGATGA
- the fliI gene encoding flagellar protein export ATPase FliI: protein MTTRLSRWLGTLDAFEQRMAQVPTVRRYGRLVRATGLVLEATGLQLPLGATCVIERHDGNEVSEVESEVVGFNGQRLFLMPLEEVEGILPGARVFARVAGDNQHSGKQLLLGPELLGRVLDGAGRPLDGLPAPDTGYRAPLITPPFNPLQRTPITDVLDTGVRAINALLTVGRGQRMGLFAGSGVGKSVLLGMMARYTKADVIVVGLIGERGREVKDFIENILGVEGRSRAVVIAAPADVSPLLRMQGAAYATRIAEDFRDRGQHVLLIMDSLTRYAMAQREIALAIGEPPATKGYPPSVFAKLPALVERAGNGIDGGGSITAFYTVLTEGDDQQDPIADSARAILDGHIVLSRRLAEAGHYPAIDIEASISRAMTSLIDEIHYARVRQFKQLLSSYQRNRDLVSVGAYAAGSDPTLDRAIQLYPELEAFLQQGIFERSQYDDASLHLQAIFG from the coding sequence ATGACGACGCGTCTTTCACGCTGGCTTGGCACTCTCGACGCCTTCGAGCAGCGCATGGCCCAGGTGCCGACAGTACGCCGTTATGGCCGTCTGGTGCGCGCCACCGGACTGGTGCTGGAAGCCACCGGCCTGCAACTGCCGCTGGGCGCCACCTGCGTTATTGAACGTCATGACGGCAACGAGGTTTCCGAAGTCGAAAGCGAAGTGGTGGGTTTTAATGGTCAGCGACTGTTTCTGATGCCGCTGGAAGAAGTCGAAGGCATTCTGCCCGGCGCGCGCGTATTTGCACGCGTGGCCGGTGATAACCAGCACAGCGGCAAACAGCTGCTGCTGGGACCTGAGCTGCTGGGTCGCGTGCTGGATGGCGCGGGCCGTCCGCTGGATGGTTTACCGGCGCCGGATACCGGCTACCGCGCCCCGCTGATCACCCCGCCTTTTAACCCGTTACAACGTACGCCAATTACCGATGTACTGGATACCGGCGTACGCGCGATCAACGCCCTGCTTACTGTCGGTCGCGGTCAGCGTATGGGTCTGTTCGCCGGTTCCGGCGTCGGCAAAAGCGTGTTGCTCGGCATGATGGCGCGCTACACCAAAGCGGATGTGATTGTGGTCGGGCTCATCGGTGAACGTGGCCGTGAAGTAAAAGACTTTATTGAAAATATTCTGGGGGTTGAGGGGCGTTCCCGGGCGGTGGTGATTGCCGCGCCTGCCGATGTCTCTCCCCTGCTGCGTATGCAGGGCGCCGCCTATGCCACGCGTATCGCCGAAGATTTCCGCGATCGCGGTCAGCATGTGCTGCTGATTATGGACTCCCTGACGCGCTATGCGATGGCGCAGCGTGAAATTGCGCTGGCGATCGGTGAGCCACCGGCCACCAAAGGCTATCCACCCTCGGTGTTCGCCAAACTGCCAGCGCTGGTTGAGCGCGCCGGTAACGGTATCGACGGCGGCGGCTCGATCACCGCGTTCTACACCGTTCTGACCGAAGGCGATGACCAGCAGGACCCGATTGCCGACTCGGCGCGCGCCATTCTTGATGGCCATATTGTGTTATCACGTCGCCTGGCGGAAGCCGGTCACTATCCGGCGATTGATATCGAAGCCTCGATTAGCCGTGCAATGACCTCGTTAATCGACGAAATACATTACGCCCGCGTCAGGCAATTTAAACAGTTGTTGTCGAGCTACCAGCGCAACCGCGATCTGGTCAGTGTCGGCGCCTATGCCGCCGGTAGCGATCCGACGCTGGACAGAGCGATTCAGCTCTATCCGGAACTGGAAGCCTTCCTGCAACAGGGCATTTTTGAGCGCAGTCAATATGATGACGCCAGCCTGCATCTGCAGGCCATTTTCGGTTAA